The Budorcas taxicolor isolate Tak-1 chromosome 18, Takin1.1, whole genome shotgun sequence genome window below encodes:
- the ASPDH gene encoding aspartate dehydrogenase domain-containing protein yields the protein MQTTEFKGMALDRVPRKVGIVGYGRLGQSLVSHLLTQGPELGLELVFVWNRDAGRMAGSVPPSLQLQNLAALGERHPDVVVEVAHPKIIQESGAEILRYANLLVGSPSALADQATERQLLEASHRWGHAVFVARGALWGAEDITRLDEAGGLQSLRVTMATHPDGFRLEGPLATMRSTGPRAVLYEGAVRGLCPHAPRNSNTMAAAALAAPSLGFDRVIGVLVADFSLKNVHVVDVELSGPPGPTGRTFAVHTHRENPAEPGAVTGSATVTTFWRSLVGCCQLPSKPGIHLC from the exons ATGCAGACCACTGAATTCAAGGGCATGGCCCTCGACAGGGTCCCGAGGAAGGTGGGGATAGTGGGCTACGGCCGCCTCG GTCAGTCCTTGGTCTCCCACTTGCTGACTCAGGGACCAGAACTGGGCCTAGAACTTGTTTTTGTCTGGAACCGTGACGCAGGACGCATGGCGGGGAGCGTACCCCCTTCCCTCCAGCTCCAGAACCTTGCTGCTCTCGGGGAGAG GCACCCTGACGTTGTGGTGGAAGTGGCCCATCCCAAAATAATCCAGGAATCTGGGGCAGAAATCCTGCGCTACGCCAATCTCCTG GTGGGGTCCCCCTCAGCCCTGGCTGACCAGGCCACAGAGCGGCAGCTCCTGGAAGCCTCACATCGCTGGGGCCACGCTGTGTTCGTGGCCCGGGGGGCCCTGTGGGGCGCGGAGGACATCACCAGGTTGGACGAAGCCGGGGGCCTCCAG AGCCTCCGTGTCACCATGGCCACACACCCCGATGGCTTCCGGCTCGAGGGACCCCTGGCTACGATGCGCAGCACGGGGCCTCGCGCTGTGCTCTATGAAGGCGCTGTTCGCGGGCTTTGCCCCCACGCCCCCCGAAACTCCAACACCATGGCGGCCGCTGCCCTGGCCGCCCCCAGCCTGGGCTTCGACCGTGTGATCGGGGTGCTTGTGGCTGATTTCAG CCTCAAGAACGTGCACGTGGTGGATGTGGAGCTGAGCGGACCCCCGGGCCCCACAGGTCGAACCTTCGCTGTGCACACGCACAGAGAGAACCCCGCAGAGCCAGGCGCTGTCACCGGCTCTGCCACCGTCACCACCTTCTGGCGCAGCCTCGTGG GGTGCTGCCAGCTCCCCTCCAAGCCGGGGATCCATCTCTGCTGA
- the JOSD2 gene encoding josephin-2 isoform X1, producing the protein MSQAPGAQPSPPSVYHERQRLELCAVHALNNVLQQQLFSQEAADEICKRLAPDSRLNPHRSLLGTGNYDVNVIMAALQGQGLAAVWWDRRRPLSQLALPKVLGLILNLPSPVSLGLLSLPLRRRHWVALRQVDGVYYNLDSKLRAPEVLGDEDGVRAFLAAALAQGLCEVLLVVTKEVEEQGSWLQAD; encoded by the exons ATGTCCCAGGCCCCAGGAGCTCAGCCAAGCCCGCCCTCCGTGTACCACGAACGGCAACGCCTGGAGCTCTGTGCCGTGCATGCCCTCAACAACGTcctgcagcagcagctcttcAGCCAGGAGGCTGCCGATGAGATCTGCAAGAG GTTGGCCCCAGACTCCCGGCTGAACCCCCATCGCAGCCTCCTGGGCACTGGCAACTATGACGTCAACGTGATCATGGCTGCCCTGCAGGGGCAGGGCCTGGCTGCCGTGTGGTGGGACCGAAGGAG GCCCCTGTCCCAGCTGGCGCTGCCCAAGGTGCTGGGACTTATCCTGAACCTGCCCTCGCCGGTCTCGCTGGGGCTGCTGTCCCTGCCCCTGCGCCGGCGGCACTGGGTGGCCCTGCGCCAGGTGGACGGCGTCTACTACAACCTGGACTCCAAGCTGCGGGCGCCTGAGGTGCTGGGCGACGAGGATGGCGtcag GGCCTTCCTGGCGGCCGCACTGGCTCAGGGCTTGTGCGAGGTGTTGCTGGTAGTAACCAAGGAGGTGGAGGAGCAGGGCTCCTGGCTGCAGGCAGACTGA
- the JOSD2 gene encoding josephin-2 isoform X2, translating to MSQAPGAQPSPPSVYHERQRLELCAVHALNNVLQQQLFSQEAADEICKRPLSQLALPKVLGLILNLPSPVSLGLLSLPLRRRHWVALRQVDGVYYNLDSKLRAPEVLGDEDGVRAFLAAALAQGLCEVLLVVTKEVEEQGSWLQAD from the exons ATGTCCCAGGCCCCAGGAGCTCAGCCAAGCCCGCCCTCCGTGTACCACGAACGGCAACGCCTGGAGCTCTGTGCCGTGCATGCCCTCAACAACGTcctgcagcagcagctcttcAGCCAGGAGGCTGCCGATGAGATCTGCAAGAG GCCCCTGTCCCAGCTGGCGCTGCCCAAGGTGCTGGGACTTATCCTGAACCTGCCCTCGCCGGTCTCGCTGGGGCTGCTGTCCCTGCCCCTGCGCCGGCGGCACTGGGTGGCCCTGCGCCAGGTGGACGGCGTCTACTACAACCTGGACTCCAAGCTGCGGGCGCCTGAGGTGCTGGGCGACGAGGATGGCGtcag GGCCTTCCTGGCGGCCGCACTGGCTCAGGGCTTGTGCGAGGTGTTGCTGGTAGTAACCAAGGAGGTGGAGGAGCAGGGCTCCTGGCTGCAGGCAGACTGA